One segment of Bradyrhizobium sp. WD16 DNA contains the following:
- a CDS encoding FAD-binding oxidoreductase gives MVVTAVPSLSRPEPRQLASALEALAARFGNRLVTSQAVREQHGHTTTWLETQPPDAVVMAQETADIQDVVRICAANRVPVIAFGTGTSLEGQVNAPGGGICVDLRDMNKVLAVHPEDLDCVIEPGVTRKALNDYVRDQGVFFPIDPGADASLGGMASTRASGTNAVRYGTMRENVLALKVVRGDGEIITTGTRAKKSSAGYDLTHLFVGAEGTLGIISELTIKLRGIPETIAAAACSFATVEGACRATIMAIQTGIPLARIELLNEAQVKACNAYSKLTLPQTPLLLLEFHGTEAEVAAQSEAFSELAAECGGGGFEWTTRPEDRTRLWQARHDAYWAVKAIRPGAGVVATDVCVPISRLADCVVETEADLDRLGLISPIVGHVGDGNFHCSVMADLNDPAELVRAEEFMHRLVERAQSMGGTCTGEHGIGQGKQKYMLGELGPEALDAMRALKSALDPLNIFNPGKIIPAA, from the coding sequence GTGGTCGTCACTGCAGTCCCTTCATTGTCCCGGCCGGAGCCGCGCCAGCTCGCCAGCGCCCTCGAAGCCCTTGCGGCGCGCTTCGGCAATCGCCTCGTCACCTCGCAGGCGGTGCGCGAGCAGCATGGCCACACCACCACCTGGCTGGAGACGCAGCCGCCGGACGCGGTGGTGATGGCGCAGGAGACCGCCGACATCCAGGACGTGGTGCGGATCTGCGCCGCCAACCGGGTGCCGGTGATCGCCTTCGGCACCGGCACCTCGCTTGAGGGGCAGGTCAATGCGCCGGGCGGCGGCATCTGTGTCGATCTGCGGGACATGAACAAGGTGCTCGCGGTGCATCCGGAGGACCTCGACTGCGTGATCGAGCCCGGCGTCACCCGCAAGGCGCTCAATGACTATGTCCGCGACCAGGGCGTGTTCTTCCCCATCGATCCCGGCGCCGACGCCTCGCTCGGCGGCATGGCTTCGACGCGGGCGTCGGGCACCAATGCGGTGCGCTACGGCACCATGCGCGAGAATGTGCTGGCGCTCAAAGTCGTGCGCGGCGACGGCGAGATCATCACCACCGGGACGCGGGCGAAGAAGTCCTCGGCCGGCTACGACCTCACTCACCTCTTCGTCGGCGCCGAGGGCACCCTCGGCATCATCAGCGAGCTCACCATCAAGCTGCGCGGCATCCCCGAAACCATCGCTGCCGCGGCTTGCTCCTTCGCCACGGTGGAGGGCGCCTGCCGCGCCACCATCATGGCGATCCAGACCGGCATTCCGCTGGCCCGGATCGAGCTGCTCAATGAGGCCCAGGTGAAGGCCTGCAACGCCTATTCCAAGCTGACGCTGCCGCAGACGCCTTTGCTGCTGCTGGAATTCCACGGCACCGAGGCCGAGGTCGCCGCCCAGTCCGAGGCCTTCAGCGAGCTCGCCGCCGAATGCGGCGGCGGCGGGTTCGAATGGACCACGCGGCCCGAAGACCGCACCCGGCTGTGGCAGGCGCGGCACGACGCCTATTGGGCGGTCAAGGCGATCCGTCCCGGCGCCGGTGTCGTCGCCACCGACGTCTGCGTCCCGATCTCGCGCCTCGCGGACTGCGTGGTCGAAACCGAGGCCGATCTCGACCGGCTCGGTCTCATCTCGCCGATCGTCGGCCATGTCGGCGACGGCAATTTCCACTGTTCGGTGATGGCCGATCTCAACGATCCTGCCGAACTCGTCCGCGCCGAGGAGTTCATGCACCGCCTGGTCGAGCGGGCCCAGTCCATGGGCGGAACCTGCACCGGCGAGCACGGCATCGGCCAGGGCAAGCAGAAATACATGCTCGGCGAACTGGGCCCCGAGGCGCTCGACGCCATGCGGGCGCTCAAGAGCGCGCTCGATCCCCTCAACATCTTCAATCCGGGCAAGATCATTCCGGCGGCGTGA